A window from Candidatus Wallbacteria bacterium encodes these proteins:
- a CDS encoding SPFH domain-containing protein → MIPWLYFLQDDEQLLIEGFTRRFTVEGPSVYLSLPLYRVQRRRGMTLGPTEYLRVRDRLTGELRNELGPKMYFQKANDEVLKRFAAIALKHNQFVVIIDKSTGILRVARGETLVYLSPHEEQIDGVREGINVDEHTAVLIRDTGTGSQQLLTEQQVFVPGPKQEIMEVQKRILLEDHETVVIKDKTGKFLFRKGHDKERSFFLDPYCGLLKFQWSSGIHKEQRNLIVTHIDMRPKFMWYEFGARTQDNVELNIGITFFWQISDVEKMVRTTDDVPGDICSHARSQIIQSVSQVTLERFLADFNAIVAGASLHSEDPFYPDRGVLLHAVEVRSITCKDEATQKILQEIIQETTNRLNMIQKQETSNEVMLKEISGKIEAEKVKGELLEIQHDHVLREFKTKGEAEAERVRVFLEGVGKDVPAADRIGLFNTLRKKEILEKLSEGKAQLFFTPSDVDLSIESKDRSLG, encoded by the coding sequence ATGATCCCCTGGCTCTATTTTCTGCAGGACGACGAGCAGCTCCTGATTGAGGGTTTCACCAGACGCTTTACAGTGGAAGGACCTTCAGTGTATCTATCGCTTCCCCTGTATCGTGTGCAGAGACGCAGGGGGATGACTCTCGGCCCCACCGAATATCTCCGCGTGCGCGACAGGCTGACTGGGGAACTGCGCAATGAACTCGGCCCGAAAATGTATTTTCAGAAGGCTAATGACGAGGTACTCAAGCGCTTTGCTGCGATTGCCTTGAAACATAACCAGTTTGTGGTAATCATCGATAAGAGCACCGGTATACTGAGGGTAGCCCGCGGTGAGACACTGGTCTATCTAAGCCCCCACGAGGAGCAGATCGATGGAGTGCGGGAAGGGATCAATGTCGACGAACACACTGCAGTACTGATAAGGGACACAGGCACAGGCAGCCAGCAGCTTCTCACTGAACAGCAGGTCTTTGTGCCAGGCCCCAAACAGGAGATCATGGAAGTGCAGAAACGCATTTTGCTGGAAGATCACGAGACTGTAGTGATCAAGGACAAGACCGGAAAATTTTTGTTCAGGAAAGGCCATGACAAGGAACGTTCCTTTTTCCTCGATCCTTACTGCGGGCTTCTTAAATTCCAGTGGTCATCCGGCATTCACAAGGAACAGCGCAACCTGATCGTGACTCATATCGACATGCGGCCCAAATTCATGTGGTACGAGTTCGGGGCCAGGACCCAGGACAACGTGGAACTGAACATCGGGATTACTTTCTTCTGGCAGATAAGCGATGTGGAGAAGATGGTGCGCACTACCGACGATGTGCCTGGCGACATCTGCTCGCATGCCAGGAGCCAGATCATCCAGTCCGTGTCTCAGGTGACCCTTGAACGGTTCCTCGCGGATTTCAACGCCATTGTGGCTGGTGCTTCACTGCACAGCGAAGATCCTTTCTACCCGGACCGCGGTGTACTGCTCCACGCTGTGGAAGTACGCTCAATCACCTGCAAGGACGAGGCTACCCAGAAGATCCTGCAGGAGATCATCCAGGAAACCACCAACAGGCTGAATATGATCCAGAAGCAGGAAACCTCCAATGAAGTCATGCTCAAGGAAATCAGCGGAAAGATCGAGGCGGAAAAGGTGAAGGGAGAGCTGCTGGAAATTCAGCACGATCATGTGCTGCGGGAATTCAAGACCAAGGGCGAGGCAGAGGCTGAGCGGGTCAGGGTTTTCCTGGAAGGTGTGGGTAAAGATGTTCCTGCAGCAGACAGGATCGGCCTTTTCAACACACTGCGTAAGAAAGAGATACTGGAAAAACTGTCCGAAGGCAAAGCCCAGCTTTTCTTCACTCCGTCTGATGTGGATCTTTCGATTGAGAGCAAGGACAGGTCATTGGGATAA